ACGTCCAGAACGTCATCATTGTCGGATCTGGCTACGTGGCACGCCTTCTTGCCACCAAGATCGCCATGCATCCCGAATACGGCCTGCGGGTCGTCGGCTTCGTCGACCGGGACGGCGACGCCCCGCCCAACGGAGTCGGGACGCTCGGCCGCCTCGGAACCGCGCCTGACCTCCACAGATTGGTGACGGAGCATGACGCCGATCGCGTGCTGATCGCGTTCTCGGTCGATTCGCACGAGGAGACGCTCGACGTCATTCGATCTCTGCAGGACACCGAGGTCGTGGTCGACATCGTCCCGCGGATGTTCGAGGTCCTCGGTGCGAACGCCAAGCTGCACACGATGCACGGGATTCCGCTGGTCGGACTGCCGGTACTGAGGCTCACCGATTCACAGAGGGTCCTCAAGCGTTCGCTCGACCTCGTCGGCGCGATCGTCGGACTGATCGTTCTTGCACCGTTCTTCGCGATCGTCGCGGCCTGGATAAAGCTCGACTCACGAGGGAGTGTCTTCTTCCGTCAGGTGCGAATGGGGGCCGGCGAGCGGGCGTTTCGCGTTTACAAGTTCCGGACGATGGTCGAGGACGCAGAGTTGCGGAAGGCTGACGTCGCCGCGCTGAACATCCATCTGGACGAGGATCCGCGCATGTTCAAAGCGCCCGACGACCCTCGCGTTACCCGGGTCGGCGCGTCTCTTCGCCGCTGGCGCCTCGACGAGCTTCCGCAGCTCTTGAACGTGCTTCGCGGCGAGATGTCGCTCGTTGGTCCTCGCCCCCTCATCCTCGACGAGGATCGGCACGTCGAGGACTGGGCGAGGCGACGGCTGAACGTCAAGCCGGGAATGACGGGGTTGTGGCAGGTGCTCGGGGCGAGCGACATCCCCTTCCACGAGATGACGAAGCTCGACTACCTCTACATGACGAACTGGACATTGCGCGAGGACCTTCGGCTCATCATGCTCACGCTTCCTGCTCTGCTCCGTCCGCGCGCTGCCTACTGACAGTTCTCTCTCGAAGCGCTTGCCGGTCGTCGTCCGCGACGGGTATCGGGCACCTCGCTCGCCATCGCAGCTCGGCGACATCAACCGCTGCGCGGCTGCGGACTGACTCGACGGCTGCGACGGTGAGGGCCAGCGAGTGGATGTTGTCGCGACCGGAGGTCTTCTCCCGCTTCTCCCGGATCGCTGCGCTGAACTCGGCCAGCGAGCCGAGGCGATCCGCTTCTCCGATCGGAGCTGGCTTGACGCGCCGCCCTTTCCACTCTCGCCTCAGCGCCCGACTCTGGATCTTTGCGAGCAGCGGCTGCGCGAGCGGCCTGACGATCACCTCGTCCCCATCCCAACGGATCGATCCGCTCTCACCGTGGATGTCCCAGACGCCATCCCACCCGGTCTTCCCGCCGCGGGGTGCCCATGTACCCGTGTACGTGATGGCGACCCCGTCCTCCGTCTCGAACACGGCGGTCGCTGCCGCGTTTCCCCTGAAAGGGCTCCAACTCGGATTCGAGCTCGTCGCCTGGACGCGGACCGGCTCGACGCCCAGGATCCCGCGAATCAGATCGAAGTGGTGGATCGCCATGTCCCAGAGAAACGGCTCGTCCATCTCGTGCTGGAACCCAGGCGCTGCGAGCTCCTGCGAGAAGGTGATGTAGGCGGCGCCGATCCGGCCGACGGCGCCGTTCTCGACGAGCCGGGCGACCGTGCGGGCCCCGAGCCGGTGGCGGTACTGCTGGCTCACCATCACGACGCGTCCGGCCGAGTCGGCGCGCTCGATGATCAGGCGGGCATCTGCGAGCGTGCCGGCGAAGGGCTTTTCGATCAGGCAATGAAGACCGCTCTCGAGACCCTCGAGCGCAAGCGGCGCGTGGAGCGCCGGAGGTACGACGACGAGTACCGCGTCGCCAGCGACGACCTCCGCCGCCGCGGAGGTCGAGCCGAACCAGGCCGAATGGTCGAGCCCTGCGGCCGCCGCGGCGCGCCCGAGAGCCGCCTCGTCCGTGTCCACGACGACGACCAGCTCCCAGTGGGGCGACTGGCGAACCACGGGAATCCAGCTTCCGCCCCAGAACCCCACACCCGCGACGACGAGTCGCAGGGGTGCGATTCCGGCTGGTCTCGAGCGGTCCAGACATCGATAGCTTCGTATCATCCCCAACCTGGCCTCGTTGCGGGTCAGCGACGGCATCGCCGGCGACACGAGCTCGAGGAGGACGCTTGACCCGCACCAGCCCGGCCAGCGCTTTTTACGTCGTCGCCGATTCGACGTACTTTCTCGGCCTCGTCGCGCTGATCAACTCGCTGCGCCTCGTCGGGCACGACGAGCCCATCTACGTCGCAGATTGCGGCCTTGTCGACGCGCACCGCCGCCTGCTGGCCGACCATGTGACGCTCGTCGAGGCGCACGGCCTGACGGCACCTCACCATGCGAAGACGGTCGCTCCGCTCGCGTATCCGACGGACGTGATGGTGCTGCTGGATGCGGACATGATCGTCACGCGACCTCTCACATCGTTGATCGATCACGCTCGTCCTGGAAAGATCGTCGCCTTTGTCGACCGGATCGGACATCGCTTCGACGAGCGCTGGTCGGAGCTCCTCGGACTCGGGCCGCTACGACGGCAGCCCTACGTGAACACCGGCCTCCTCGTCGCCGAACGCGAGCTCGGCACGACGCTTCTCCAACAGGTCACGGCAGGCTACGAGCACGTCGATGTCGATCGCACGCTCATCGCCAAGGGAACCTCCGAGTACCCGTTCTACTACGTCGACCAGGACGTCCTGAACGCCTTCCTCGCCACCTTTCCCGTGGAGACGCTCGAGCTGCTCGATCATCGGTTGGCGCCGTTTCCGCCCTTTGCAGGGCTCAGCATCGTCGACGAGGCCTCG
The genomic region above belongs to Actinomycetota bacterium and contains:
- a CDS encoding sugar transferase, with the protein product MSIVSQNPVAIPRGDQLSHEEDPGRLLRARSRGWLMRRLLVLADVVGLLAAFALALAMSPPAIVGESIEPRWEVVLFVASLPLWILTAHMLGLYDRDEERANHSTVDDLFGLLQVISLGTWGVVVVTEILGLPHPHLARLVLFWTLALLLLPLSRAVVRVIGRRHAAYVQNVIIVGSGYVARLLATKIAMHPEYGLRVVGFVDRDGDAPPNGVGTLGRLGTAPDLHRLVTEHDADRVLIAFSVDSHEETLDVIRSLQDTEVVVDIVPRMFEVLGANAKLHTMHGIPLVGLPVLRLTDSQRVLKRSLDLVGAIVGLIVLAPFFAIVAAWIKLDSRGSVFFRQVRMGAGERAFRVYKFRTMVEDAELRKADVAALNIHLDEDPRMFKAPDDPRVTRVGASLRRWRLDELPQLLNVLRGEMSLVGPRPLILDEDRHVEDWARRRLNVKPGMTGLWQVLGASDIPFHEMTKLDYLYMTNWTLREDLRLIMLTLPALLRPRAAY
- a CDS encoding Gfo/Idh/MocA family oxidoreductase, whose amino-acid sequence is MPSLTRNEARLGMIRSYRCLDRSRPAGIAPLRLVVAGVGFWGGSWIPVVRQSPHWELVVVVDTDEAALGRAAAAAGLDHSAWFGSTSAAAEVVAGDAVLVVVPPALHAPLALEGLESGLHCLIEKPFAGTLADARLIIERADSAGRVVMVSQQYRHRLGARTVARLVENGAVGRIGAAYITFSQELAAPGFQHEMDEPFLWDMAIHHFDLIRGILGVEPVRVQATSSNPSWSPFRGNAAATAVFETEDGVAITYTGTWAPRGGKTGWDGVWDIHGESGSIRWDGDEVIVRPLAQPLLAKIQSRALRREWKGRRVKPAPIGEADRLGSLAEFSAAIREKREKTSGRDNIHSLALTVAAVESVRSRAAVDVAELRWRARCPIPVADDDRQALRERTVSRQRADGAEQEA